One window of the Chitinophaga niabensis genome contains the following:
- a CDS encoding DinB family protein: MNTIFNDADRNSLIERLKVLPPNSEAQWGKMTVYQMLKHCRLNEEMLQGRKHYPRLFIGRLFGKMALKGILKDDSEMKKNQPTHPALKIKDTGDFEQEKKQLIRLLTAYENLVPAELMHPFFGKMTRQQVGQFAFKHTDHHLRQFNH; the protein is encoded by the coding sequence ATGAATACGATATTTAATGATGCAGACAGGAACAGCCTGATCGAAAGGCTGAAAGTCCTCCCGCCAAACAGCGAAGCCCAATGGGGCAAAATGACGGTTTACCAGATGCTGAAGCACTGCCGGTTAAACGAAGAAATGCTCCAGGGAAGAAAACATTACCCCAGGTTATTCATCGGCCGCCTCTTCGGAAAAATGGCATTGAAGGGCATATTGAAGGACGACAGCGAGATGAAGAAAAATCAACCTACACATCCGGCGCTTAAAATAAAAGATACCGGGGACTTTGAACAGGAAAAAAAGCAATTGATCAGGCTCCTGACAGCATATGAAAACCTGGTACCGGCGGAGCTCATGCATCCTTTTTTTGGTAAAATGACCCGGCAACAGGTAGGTCAGTTTGCATTTAAACATACGGACCATCACCTCAGACAGTTTAATCATTAG